The Paramicrobacterium fandaimingii DNA segment TGGGCCAGATGGTCGCCGACGAACTTGCCCGCCGGTGTGGCGCGAAATTCTCACGCCACAAGGCCCACGCCCTCGTCGCCGAGGGTCGGATGGTGCCGGGCGGGCCAAAGATCGTCGTGGCGAAGAGCATGTCGTACATGAACACCTCGGGTGGCCCCGTCGCGGCGCTTCTTGCCTACTACTCTCTCGGCGTCGACAGGCTGATCGTCGTGCACGACGAACTCGACATTCCCTTCGAGTCGCTCAAGCTCAAGACAGGAGGCGGACACGGCGGGCACAACGGTCTGCGCGACATCGGCAAAGCGGCATCCGCCGACTTCACCCGTGTTCGCGTCGGAATCGGTCGCCCTCCTGGAAGGCAAGACGCCGCTGATTACGTGCTGCGTCCGTTTGGCGCTGACGAGCGCCAGGTGCTGCCGTCTGTGATCGCGGATGCCGCGGATGCCGTCATGCTGATTGTCGACGATGGTCTCGTCGCCGCACAGCAGAAAGTTCACGCTCCGCGGATCTGACCCGCGTTGTCGTACGTGCCGCGTAGAATGCTCGGGTGAAACTCCAGGGCCTCAGCCGAATTCTCGCCCACGATCCCAGCTATTCGACCGCACTCACCTATGCCGAGCAGAGTGCCGACTTCTCGGTAGCCGAGGGCATGCGCCTTGCGCTGCTCGGCGGGCTGATCGAACGACGCCGCGCCGCGGGCAAGCCGCCCGCCGTGCTCGTGGTAACTGCGACGGGCCGTGAATCGGAGAGCGTGCAGCAGGCGCTGCCCAGCTTTGCCCCCGACGCAGAAATCGTGGCGTTTCCGGCATGGGAGACCCTGCCGCACGAACGTTTGAGCCCCAGCTCCGAGATTGTCGGCCGCCGCATCGACGCGCTCTGGCGCATGGCGGAATGGTCGGGGGAGAAGCCCCTCGTGATCGTCGCGTCTGTGCGCGCCGCCCTGCAGCCTATTGCCCACGACCTCACCGACATCGAGCCGATCCACTTGCAGACGGGAAGCCGTGGGCACGAGATGGGTGCGGTCGTCACCCGCCTTATCGAGCTGGCCTACTCACGCGTCGACCTCGTGTCACGTCGTGGCGAGTTCGCCGTGCGCGGAGGCATCCTCGATGTCTTTCCCACGACAGCCGACCACCCCGTTCGCGTCGAGTTCTTTGGCGACGAGGTCGATCAGATCAAGCCGTTCTCGGTGTCGGACCAACGCTCGAGCACCGAGGAGTACAGCGAGGTCTCCCTCTTGCCGAGCAGGGAGTTGCTGCTCACGGCAGGCGTCAGGCAGCGTGCAGCAGAGATGCTCCCCGAGTTTCCCAGCCTCTCGACGATGCTCGAGAAGGTTGCCGCCGGAATTCCCGTCGAAGGCATGGAGTCTCTCGCGCCAGCTCTTCTTGATCGGCTCGTGTCGATTGCGCACTACCTGCCCAAGGGTACGGGAGTCGCCGTGCTCTCGCCCGAACGGGTCGTCGCCCGGTCGATCAGCCTCTCTGAGACCAACCGGGAGTTTCTCGAAGCCGCCTGGAGCGCCGCGACAGCAGGAGCAGAGGCCCCCATTGACCTCGGTGCGGGCGAGTTCATCTCGTTGAACGCGCTGCGCGACGACGTGACGTTCACGCGCCCGGGAGAGCAGAAGACTGAGAGCCCGTGGTGGACGTTCAGCCCGTTCCAGCAGCGCCCAGACGACCTGCTGCCTGAAGAGCTCGAACTGGACGACCTCACAGAGGTGCGGGTCGCCGCCGACCCCGTTCCGAGCTTCCAGGGCAATGTCGATGGCGCGATCGGGCACGTCGACGCGCGCCGCCTGGCGGGGTGGACCATCGCCGTGGCGGCGCAGGGTCAGGGCCTCCTCGAACGAGCACTCGACGTGCTCGCCGAGCGCGGCATCGCGGCGCGCATCGTCGAAGAGCTCCCGGATGCTGTCGAAACCGGCGTCGTGTACCTCGTGCAAGCCGTCATCGAGCACGGTTTCGAACTCCCCGGCATCTCGTTCGCGCTTGTGGGCGAGGCCGAGTTCTATGGACGTTCCGTCGGATACGACTCGCGAGCCGTGAAGAAGCTCGCCACACGGCGAAAGAACGTCGTTGACCCGCTGCAGCTGACGGCGGGCGATCACGTTGTGCACCAGACGCACGGCATCGGCCGCTTCGTCGAGATGACGCGGCGTGAGGTGTCAACCGGAGGCCGCAACGCGGTGAAGACGATGCGCGAGTACCTCGTGCTTGAATACGCGCCCTCGAAGCGCGGTTTTCCCGGAGACAAGCTTCTCGTCCCCACAGATCAGCTCGACCTGCTCACCCGCTACGTCGGCGGTGAGTCGCCTGCCCTGTCGAAGATGGGCGGGAGCGACTGGTCGCAGGCGAAAAGCAAGGCGCGCAAGGCCGTACGTGACATCGCCGTTGAGCTTGTGAAGCTCTACGCCTCACGCATGGCGGCGAAGGGGCACGCCTTCGGGCCGGACACCCCGTGGCAGCGTGAGCTTGAAGACGCATTCCCCTTTGCCGAGACGCCAGACCAGCTCACCACAATTGACGAGGTGAAGCGCGACATGGAGCGGCCGATCCCGATGGATCGCCTGCTCTCGGGCGACGTGGGATTCGGCAAGACCGAAGTGGCGGTGCGGGCCGCGTTCAAGGCGGTGCAGGAGGGCAAGCAGGTGGCGATCCTCGTGCCGACAACATTGCTTGTCAAGCAGCACGGCGAGACATTCCAGGAGCGTTTCGCTGGCTTCCCCGTGCACCTGCGTTCGCTCAGCCGGTTCCAGTCAGACAAAGAAGCGCGTGAGACGCTCGAGGGGTTGGCGCAGGGCAGCGTCGACGTTGTGATCGGAACCCATCGACTGCTCACCGAGAAAGTGGCATTTAAGAACCTCGGGCTGGTGATCGTCGACGAGGAGCAGAGATTCGGCGTCGAGCACAAAGACACCCTCAAGAAGCTGAAGACGAACGTCGACGTGCTCGCAATGAGCGCGACGCCAATTCCCCGAACGCTCGAGATGGCCGTCACCGGCATCCGTGAAATGTCGACGCTCGCGACTCCTCCCGAGGAGCGACACCCGATTCTGAGCTTCGTCGGGCCGCGCAACGACAAGCAGATGAGCGCTGCGATTCGCCGAGAACTGCTGCGCGAAGGCCAGGTTTTCTTCGTGCACAACCGGGTCGCGAGCATCAACCGTGTCGCCACCGAGCTGGCAGAGCTCGTGCCGGAGGCGCGCATTGCCGTCGCACACGGAAGACTGTCGGAGTCGATTCTCGAGCAGGTTGTCGTCGACTTCTGGGAGCGCAAATTCGATGTACTCGTCTGCACAACGATCATCGAGACCGGCCTTGACATTCAGAACGCGAACACCATCATCATCGACAAGGCAGACAAGTACGGTCTGAGCCAGCTGCATCAGCTGCGCGGTCGAGTCGGCCGCGGACGAGAACGCGCCTATGCCTACTTTCTCTATGACGGCGAGAAGCCTCTCTCCGAGACTGCCCAGGATCGCCTTGAGACGATTGCCGCCAACAACGAGCTGGGCAGCGGAATGCAGGTCGCCCTTAAAGACCTGGAGATCCGCGGGGCTGGCAACCTACTCGGCGGCGAGCAGGCGGGGCACATCGCGGGAGTGGGGTTCGACCTCTACCTGCGCATGATCGGCGAAGCGGTGTCGACATTCCGCGGAGACGTTGCTGAGGGGCAGACCGAGCTGCGGCTTGAGATTCCCGTCGACGCGAACATTCCCGAGGACTTCATCGACAGCGAGCGCCTGCGTCTTGAGGCGTACCAGAAGCTCTCCGCGGCCGCGGCGCCTGCCGCTGCCGATGATCAGATCGACCTCGTGATCGACGAGCTCGTCGACCGCTACGGTCCGCTGCCCGAACGCGTGCAGAACCTCGTCGCCGTCACTCGACTGCGGCAGCGGGCGCAGCGCTCGAACCTCTCGGAGGTGATCACGATGGGCACCAACCTCCGGCTTGCCCCGGTGGATCTGCCCGATTCAATTCAGGTGCGGCTGAAGCGCATGTACCCAAAGGCGAGGATGCTTACACAGGCAAACGCCCTCATCGTGCCGATCCCGCAGCCGAACGGACAGGTGATGGCCGATGCCGACCTCATCACGTGGGTGCAGCAGCTTCTCGATGCTATTTTGCCGGTGAAGCCGAAGGAGCCGGAGGCCACAGCGACGACATAGATCGGGTCAGCCGATGTGCACGTCGTCGTGTGCCGCAAGCGTCCTCACGGTCTCGGTGATGCGTGAACGCAGTTGGGCGTGTTCCGGACCGAGTGCGGTCGCCGGGTTGCTCCAGTTTGATGGGTCGTAGTGCCAGACGGGTTTCGGGACAAGGTGTTCGGGCTCCCATTGGTAGCGCGGCCACACGTGGGCGTGAACGAAAGCATCGGTATTGCCCAGGATCTCGAGGTTGATCCGACGAAAGTCCGCGTCGATTTCGCGGCAGGACTGCTCAACGGTTGTTGCGAGAAGATCGGCATCGGCGAGAAACTGCACACGCTCCCGCCTCGGCATGTCGGCCAGGGACCGTGCTCGGGGGTCGCGCCCGAGCAAAACGCAATACCCGGGGAGAAACTGTACGTCGCCGATAACGGCGAAACCGCTCGTCAGTTCTGCGATGACTGTCGGGTTCTCGCCCCGAGCTGCTGATCCGATGCGGTCATTACGCCAATCCATGGCGACACCCTACTGCGTGTATCGAACGCGACTCTTTTCACAACGTCAGTTGGTCTTTCGAGACCGAACACGGGCGGGGTCTCGGTATCTGCGTACACAGCTGGGAGCGGCCGTGCTCAAAAAGTGAGATGCCACAAAATGCCCCGCTTTCACCGATGAAAAGGGGCATTTTGTGGCATCTCACTCGGGAAGGCAGTTCCCAGAGAGGAACTCGATCGGGGTGCCTGGAGACAATTGCGACAGGAGGAGGGTGCCTCGGTGGCGACAGCGGAAGGTTTCACGGAAGAATGGGGCCATGAGCTCGACCTTCACTCTCGTCACGGATGCTCCCGTGGACATCGATGCACTGTTCGAGATCTCATTGGACATCGACGCTCACGCCAGCTCGATGGCCCAGTCGGGGGAACGAGCAATCGCCGGGGTCAGGTCGGGACGGATCGGGCTCGGCGAAACCGTCACCTGGAGGGCCCGTCATTTCGGAATCTGGTTCACGATGACCTCAGAGATCGTCGAGTTGGAACACCCCGAACGGTTCGTGGATCAGCAGGCACGAGGGCCATTCAGACTGTTTCGGCACGAGCACACCTTCGAACGGCTCATCACCGGTACGCGGATGACCGACACGATCACTCTCGCGTCGCCGATCTTCGGGAGTCTGGCGGAACGCATCGTGCTTGTGCCCTACCTCCGTCGCCTGATCATCAAGCGAAACACTGAGCTCGTCTCAGTCGCGAGCTGATTCGCCGTCGCGGCCTTGGTACACGTCGGGAATGCCATCGTCGTCGAGATCGACGCTCTCTTCCTCCGTATTTTTCCGATAGTGCTTGTTGCGTGCGCGCAGCACGATAGCGGCAAGAAGAGCAGCCAGAACGGATGCCGTGAAGATCGCGATCTTGGCATGATCGCCGTGCGGGCTGTCAGGCCCGAAGCTCAGCTCAGCGACGAGCAGTGACACTGTAAACCCGATTCCGGCCAGCAGGCCGACTCCGATGACGTCGATCCACGCGAGAGAGCCATCGAGCCGCGCTTTCGTGAAGCGAGTGAGCAGCCAGGTGGTGAGCGTGATGCCGATGGGTTTGCCGAGCACCAGTCCGGCAAGAATGCCGATCATGACGGGGTCGGTGACGGCCGAGATGAATCCGTCCACTCCGCCGATCGCGACGCCGGCGGCGAAGAACGCGAACACGGGCACGGCGAACCCGCTCGACAGCGGGCGCAAACGATGTTCGAGCACCTCGGCGAGCCCTGGGCCCGAATCGGGACCGCCGTGCTTCGCCATCCGGCGAACGGGAACGGCGAAGCCGAGCGCGACGCCAGCAATCGTCGCGTGAACCCCCGACGAATGCAGCAGGGCCCATGCGACAATACCGATGGGAAGCAGGATCACCCACGGAGCCCACGCGCTCCGCCCGAAGAAGCGCGGAAACACGTGGGTGAGCACAGCGTATGCCGCGAGTGGAATGAGCGTGAGCAGCAGCGGGACCAACGAAAACCCGTCGGCGTAGAAAATCGCGATGATCACGATCGCGATGAGGTCGTCGACGACGGCGAGCGTGAGCAGGAAGATGCGGAGAGCACTGGGCAGGTGCGATCCGAGGATGGCGAGCACGGCGACGGCAAAAGCGATATCCGTCGCCGTCGGTATGGCCCAGCCCTGCAGCCCACTCGGCGTTCCGAGGTTGATGATCACGTAGATGATCGCGGGAACGGCGACGCCGCCGAACGCGGCAGCTACCGGAACAAGCGCTGTTGCCGGCGTGCGCAGGTCACCGATCACGAACTCCTTCTTGAGCTCGAGACCGGTGAGAAAGAAGAAGATGGCAAGCAGGCCATCGGACGCCCACTGCCCGATCGTCAAGTCGAGATGCAGCGAGGGGAGCCCGATCGTGATGTCGCGCACGGTGAAATAGCCATCAGCCCACGGCGAATTCGCCCAGATAATCGCGATGATCGCGGCACCGACGAGAAGCATTCCGCCGACCGTCTCCATGCGCAGGATCTCGCCGACGCGGGTGACCTCGGCGAAGTTGCCGCGGCCGAGAAATGTTCGGGTGCTGCGGTTCTTGGACATGCACGGTCTCCAGGGTCGCGGATAGGAATTGCCGACCAGACTTCCCGGCGCACCGCGGCCAGTATAGATGAAGCAGCACCGGCGTAGTGTTGTAGCCCAGTGCCTCGAACAGTGAAAGGGGAGTCGATGTCGACAACTCGCACGGATGCCGAGACAGCCGTCGAACACGTGCGCGCAGCGTTTTCACGTGGCGTCACGAAGCCGTACGAATGGCGCCGTGATCAGCTTCACGCTCTTCGGGATCTGCTTCTCGACAATCAGGAGCTTCTCGAGAGGGCGCTCACCCGCGACCTCGGGAAGCACCCGACAGAGTCTCAAGCGACAGAGATCGGCATCGTGCTCACCGAGCTCGACCACACGCTGCGCCATCTGAAGCGGTGGCTGCGGCCGCGCCGCGTCGGGATTCCTCTGGTTCTCGCGCCGGCATCCGCTCGAACCGTGTATGAGCCGCTGGGGACCGTGCTGATCATCGGCCCGTGGAACTACCCGGTGCAGCTGATTCTCGCGCCGCTGATCGGAGCGCTCGCCGCGGGAAACGCCGTTGTGCTCAAACCCAGCGAACTCGCGCCCGCGACGAGCGAGGTTCTCGCGGCTCTCGTGTCGACGTACCTCGACGAGCGCGCCGTTGCCGTTGTCGAAGGCGACGCCGACACGGCGAGTGATCTGCTTGCCCAGCGCTTTGACCACATCTTCTTCACGGGAAGCACGGCAGTTGGGAAGATCGTCGCGAAAGCGGCATCCGAGAATCTCACTCCCGTGACGCTTGAACTGGGCGGGAAGTCACCGGCGTACATCGACAATTCTGTTGACCTGGAGGCCGCCGCGCGTCGTCTCATCTGGGGCAAGCTGCTCAACGCAGGGCAGACGTGTGTCGCTCCGGACTATGTGCTTGCGACGCCGCGCACCGCCGACGCGCTGATTCCGCATCTTCGTGCCGCGATCACCGAGTTCTATGGCGATGACCCGTCGTTGAGCGGAGACTACGGGCGCATCGTCAGTACTCGGCACGCGCAACGCCTGAGCGACCTGCTCGACGGGCATGAGCCGGTGATCGGCGGACGCATCGATGTTGACGAGCGCTACGTCGAGCCGACGGTGATCGACGATGTTGACCCCACTTCGGCGCTCATGGCGGAGGAGATCTTCGGGCCGATTCTGCCGATTGTGCACGTCGCAGACGCGGGCGAGGCGATTCGCTTCATCGCCGACCGCGACAAGCCGCTCTCGCTGTATGTGTTCTCAGACAATCCCGATGTGAGGCGTCGGTTTCTGCGCGACACGTCGTCTGGCGCTCTCGCGTTCGGGCTGCCTGCCGCGCACCTCAGCGTTCCCGATCTGCCGTTTGGGGGAGTGGGCGCGAGCGGAACGGGCGCGTACCACGGCGAACTGTCGTTCACAACGTTCAGCCACGCAAAGGCCGTGCTGTCGAAGCGGCTCTCCCCAGACACCATGAGCGTCGTGTACCCGCCGTTCACAAGCGGCAAGAGCGCCGTCGTGCGCCGCGTCATCGTGCGCACGTCACGCCTCGTCGGTGGTGACGATGCCTGACCGCGACGCGTCTGCATCACCGCACACGGATCTGCTTCTCACCGACATGACCGAGGTGCTCGATCGCTGCGTGTGGAGTCAGTCGATGACGCATGGGTCGCTGGTCACCTATCTCATCGAAGAGAGCTACGAGCTTGTCGAGGCGATCGAGAGCGGCGACCCGAAAGCGATGCTCGAAGAACTGGGCGACGTGCTGTGGCAGATTGTCTTCCACGCGGAGATTGCGGCGCGAACGGCGGGAGAAGACTTCGACTTCGACGATGTGGCACGGGTCGCTCACGAGAAGGTTGTGCGTCGGCATCCCCATGTGTTCGGCGACGAGTCGGCGCCGACGTTGGACGACGTGTTTCGCGTGTGGAGCGCTGCGAAGGCTCATGAGAAGCACGCCCGTACGAGCGCGCTTGACGGCATCCCGCCGCAGCTGCCCGCCCTCGCGCTCGCCGACAAGGTGATTGGACGAGCTCAGAAAGCCGGAGTTCTTGCGCCAGAAAGCGCAGAGAACGAGCACGCGGATGCTGTCGCTGACGAGAGCGAACTCGGCGACCAGCTGTTAGACATCGTGCGCGACGCGCGAGCCCGCGGGCTTGACGCCGAACGGGCGCTGCGAGGCGCCGTGCGACGTTTGAGCGACGACGTGCACGAGCGCGAACAGGGGTAGGGTGCGCGTCATGCCAGAATTGTGGGCATGGCTTCCTCGGTATCACCGCCGCGCGGCATGCGCGATTATCTTCCGGCAGACAAGGCGAAGCGCGAGTACGCGCTCGGACGCATTCGCGACGTCTACACGCGCTACGGCTTCGACGAGATCGAGACTCCTGTCGTCGAGGACTACAGTCGCCTGCACGGCGGGCTCGGCGGAGACAACGAGAAACTTACGTTCTCTGTTCTGAAGCGCCGCCTCAGCGCCGACGACCTGCGTGCTGCCGCAGACTCGGGTGACACGTCGGCAATCGCTGACCTCGGCCTGCGGTTCGACCTCACGGTTCCTCTCGCTCGCTTTTACACAACTCACCGCGGTGAGCTTCCTCCCGTCTTCCGCGCCATCCAGATTGCGCCCGTGTGGCGTGCCGAGCGCCCGCAGAAGGGGCGCTACCGGCAGTTTGTGCAGTGCGACATCGACATCTTCGGAGAGCCGGGCCCGCTTGCCGAGATCGAGCTCATTTCGGCGACGGCCGCCGCGCTGCGCGAGCTAGGGCTCTCTGGTTTCACATTCCGGCTGAACGACCGGCGCATTCTCACGAGCATGCTCACCGCGTTCGGGTTTGACGACGCCGAGCACCCCGGCGTGCTGATCACGATCGACAAGCTCGACAAGATCGGCATCGCCGGAGTGGTCGCCGAGCTGCGCGAGCGTGAGGCCACGGCATCCGCCATCGATGCTCTCGAGCGGTACCTCGAGTCACTCGAGGGCACACAGCGGGGCGACTTCGATGCCGATCAGATTCGATCGCTGCTTCCAGACGGCGTCGACGACGAGGTCATCCGAGAGCTCGCCGGCATCGGTGGGGCCGTTGAACGCGCATCACAGACGGCGGGAGCGGCACACGGCGATGCGCCTCTCGTGCAGTTCGATCCGTTTCTCGTTCGCGGCATGGGCTATTACACCGGACCGATCTTCGAGATTCACCACCCGGAGCTCGGTTATTCGCTGGGTGGCGGTGGCCGATACGATGGCGTCGTCGGGCGCTTTCTCGGCCAAGACGTGCCCGCATCGGGCGCATCCCTCGGCTTCGACCGCATTGTCGATCTGATCGAGATGGATGCCGCTCGGCACGACGAAGCGGTCGTGCTCGTTCACGATCGCGATGTCGATCCGGCGACTCTCGTCGCGCTCAAAACGGAGCTTGTCGGGCGTGGCGCTCGCGTGCGACTCGAGAAGCGCGTGAAGAATCTGACAGCGCTGCTCGACCGTGTGACGGCATCCGGCTTCACGGGATTCGCGTTCGTTCGAGCCGGGCACGAGAACGCCGACGACCTCGAGATCAAGCCGCTCGGCTGACCCGGCCGTGAGCTTTGCTCGCAGTGTCGCTACACTTGACCGCGGGCCAACGACGTTCCACTCACTGACAATTCCGGCATAGAGGAGACATCCCGTGGCATTCATCGAGGCGACAATCGCCCGAGAGATTCTGGATTCCCGTGGCAACCCCACCGTTGAGGTCGAGGTCATGCTCGACGACGGAGAAGTGGGCCGTGCCGCGGTTCCCTCCGGCGCATCCACCGGTGCGTTCGAAGCATACGAACTGCGCGACGGTGACAAGGACCGCTACCTCGGCAAAGGTGTGCGCACCGCCGTGACCGCGGTTCTCGATGAGCTCGGACCCGCAATCGAGGGCCTCGACGCCTCAGAGCAGCGCCTCATCGACAGCACACTGCGCGAGGTTGACGGAACCGAGAACAAGAAGCGCGTCGGCGCCAACGCCATTCTCGGCGTCAGCCTCGCTGCGGCTCACGCGGCCGCTTCGTCTGCCGACCTTCCGCTCTTCCGCTACCTCGGTGGGCCGAACGCGCATGTTCTGCCCGTTCCTCTCATGAACATCATCAACGGAGGTGCTCACGCCGACACCGGCGTCGACATTCAGGAGTTCATGATCCTGCCTGTCGGAGCTCCGAGCTTCTCTGAGGCACTGCGCTGGGGTGCCGAGACGTACCACACGCTCAAGGGCCTGCTGAAGTCAAAGGGCTATGCAACGGGCCTGGGTGACGAGGGCGGCTTCGCGCCGGACCTCGCCAACAACAGCGCCGCGCTCGACCTCATCGTCGAGGCAATTCAGAAGGCCGGCTTCGCGCCGGGCAGCGACATCGCTCTGGGCCTCGACGTCGCATCGAGCGAGTTCTTCGAGAACGGCGTCTACCGCTTCGAGGGCAAAGACCGCTCGAGCGAGGAAATGACCGCGTACTACGAGAACCTCGTCGCGAACTACCCGCTCGTCACCATTGAGGATCCCCTCGACGAGGACGACTGGGCAGGCTACGCCCACCTCACCCCGAGCCTCGGCGGCACAGTCCAGATTGTCGGAGACGACCTGTTCGTCACCAACCCGACACGTCTGGCAGATGGCATCGCCAAGGGCGCGGCGAACTCGCTGCTGGTCAAGGTGAACCAGATCGGAACCCTGACAGAGACGTTCGACGCCGTGTCCCTCGCTCAGACCTCGGGCTACACCGCGATTCTGTCGCACCGCTCGGGTGAGACCGAAGACACAACGATCGCCGACCTTGCCGTTGCCACAAACGCCGGTCAGATCAAGACCGGAGCGCCTGCGCGTTCCGAGCGTGTCGCCAAGTACAATCAGTTGCTGAGAATCGAGGAGGAGCTGGGCGAGGCCGCTGTCTACGCGGGCCGTTCCGCTTTTCCGCGCTTCAGCGCGTAAGACCTGCGAACGCTCCCGGTGCCGCGCGAGGGCGCAGCGCCGGGAGCGTTTTGCATTTCACCAGGAGGATGCCATGGCACGACGGCCCGTGACCCCGCGCCGAACGTCGTCGCGCCGTCGCCACGACGACGACAATGTCGTCGTCGAGCAGTCCGAACAGGGCCGCTGGGTTGGCGGCATCCATTTCTCGGGATTCTCGCTCATGATGATGGCGCTGCTTGTGCTCGGCGTCGTCGTGCTCGCCCCGAATCTCAAGGCGCTTGTCGAGCAAAGGCAGCAGATCGCCGATCTGCGTCAGCAGGTTGCGCAGCAGAAAGACGACGTTGAAGACATGCGTCGTGAGCGCGAGCGGTGGGACGACCCCACTTTCGTGCAGACCCAGGCGCGTGAACGCTTCTTCTACGTGAGCCCGGGCGAGATCAGCTTCATCGTGATCAACGACCTTGACGAGACGTTCCTGCCCGACACAACAGACCCCATCAGCGATGAGCTCACAACGACGAACGTCGACTGGGCATCATCGATGCTGACGTCGATTATGACGGCGGCGTTCACTCCCGTTGAGGAGAAAGACACCTCGAAGACGCCCACGCCGACGCCAACCGAGACATCCACAGAGAAGAAATAGCCGCGTGACGACCCCACCCTTCGAGCCCGTATCCGACGACGACATCGCCATCGTCTCAGCACAGCTGGGGCGCCCGGCGCGCGACGTCGTGGGAATTTCGGCGCGCTGTGTATGCGGCCGCCCCACCGTCGTGTCGACGAGCCCTCGACTCGCAGACGGCACGCCATTTCCCACGTTCTACTACCTGTGCCACCCCGGGGCGACCGCTGCGGTGAGTGAACTCGAAGCGAATCACGTGATGGCGGAATACACACAGCTGCTCGCCGACGACAACGAGGTGAGCAAAACGTATAGAAGTGCCCATGTCGCCTACCTTGCCGACCGTGAGAGCATGGGGGTCGTGCCGGAGATCGACGGGGTTTCCGCAGGCGGAATGCCGACGCGAGTGAAGTGCCTTCACGCTCTCGTCGCTCATTCCCTCGCAGCGGGCCCCGGCGTGAACCCGATTGGCGACCTGGCGTTGGAACGCGCGTCGTGGTCACCGACCGTGTGCACGTGTACGTTCGAAGAAGTGACGGAAGAGAGCTGAGAATGACCCAGCGCCCATCAAGTCGTGGTCGTCTGCGCACTCGTGCCAGAAATCTGGCGCGCGCTGCTGCCGTCATCGCAACGACCGGTGCTCTGACGTTGCTTGTCGCCTCGCCCGCCGCTGCCGTCACGGTTGACCGCAGCACCCAATACTGGCTCGACAGCGGCTACGGCGTTCAGCAGGCGTGGAAGACCACAAAGGGGAAAGGCGCCGTCATCGCGGTGATGGACACGGGTATCGGAAAGGGTCCCGCCGACTTCTCTGGAGTGACCGGCGGCACCGACGTTTCCGGTGTCGGCTCTGCTGATGGGCGAACGCCGTTGGGCAGCGAAGAAGAGAAGAACCACGGAAGCTGGGTCGCCTCGCTCGCAGCGGGTCGGGGAGATGGCACCGACAAGGAACTTATCGGCATCGCTCCAGAAGCGTCGTTGCTCGCGATCTCCATCGGGTTTCCGTCGAGTGGCGCAACAGTTCCGTTTATCGATCAGGTTGCCACAGGCATCCACTGGGCCGTCGACAATGGCGCAGACGTCATCAACATGTCGTTTTCGACAAACACGAAAGACTGGGATCCATCGTGGGACGAGGCATTCAAGTACGCCCACGATAATGGCGTGATCATCGTCGCAGCGGCAGGAAACCGCGGAAGCGGTACCGAGATGGTCGGGGCTCCCGCCACAATTCCGGGTGTGCTCACTGTCGCCGGTGTCGATAAGGCGACGAAGGTCAGCGAGGGCGCGTCGACAGAGGGCATCACGATCGGCGTCTCGGCGCCGAGTGAAGAGCTCTCCGGCGTCTCGGCCGACG contains these protein-coding regions:
- a CDS encoding S8 family peptidase, with product MTQRPSSRGRLRTRARNLARAAAVIATTGALTLLVASPAAAVTVDRSTQYWLDSGYGVQQAWKTTKGKGAVIAVMDTGIGKGPADFSGVTGGTDVSGVGSADGRTPLGSEEEKNHGSWVASLAAGRGDGTDKELIGIAPEASLLAISIGFPSSGATVPFIDQVATGIHWAVDNGADVINMSFSTNTKDWDPSWDEAFKYAHDNGVIIVAAAGNRGSGTEMVGAPATIPGVLTVAGVDKATKVSEGASTEGITIGVSAPSEELSGVSADGSRVQWAGTSGASPIVAGMVALLRSAYPDMDANNIINRLIKTAHPTDDQGNEIPSSDYGYGLANIGDAIDKDIETVKSNPMGSLEEWIKVNRRADAENVKPPQDTSKVKALPPLDEASSSVNPLFPTADTVRYVSVPAALLLGAGTLIALGAIGATRHAKRVARKK